In Archangium lipolyticum, a single window of DNA contains:
- a CDS encoding SLOG cluster 4 domain-containing protein: protein MVTRREIIGVLGSGTEEHRAWVEPLARWIAERGFHLLTGAGGGVMRAAAEAFVAVEGREGLSLGIVPGSVEDGAWRPKPGYPNPAVELPILTHLPLSGERGTEPMSRNHLNVLTAHALVVLPGGAGTVSEVVLALRYGKPLILFGPREAFRDFPPEVERTESLTRVLDFLISAPRENTPSSG from the coding sequence ATGGTGACGCGACGTGAAATCATCGGAGTCCTGGGTTCGGGGACGGAGGAGCACCGGGCCTGGGTGGAGCCGCTGGCGCGGTGGATCGCCGAGCGGGGCTTCCACCTGCTGACCGGAGCGGGAGGCGGGGTGATGCGCGCGGCGGCGGAGGCCTTCGTCGCGGTGGAGGGGCGCGAGGGTCTCTCCCTGGGCATCGTCCCGGGCTCGGTAGAGGACGGCGCCTGGAGGCCGAAGCCGGGCTACCCCAACCCGGCGGTGGAGCTGCCCATCCTCACGCACCTGCCGCTGAGCGGCGAGCGGGGGACGGAGCCGATGAGCCGCAACCACCTCAACGTGCTCACCGCGCACGCGCTGGTGGTGCTGCCGGGCGGCGCGGGCACGGTGTCCGAGGTGGTGCTCGCGCTGCGCTACGGCAAGCCGCTCATCCTCTTCGGCCCGCGCGAGGCCTTCCGCGACTTTCCCCCGGAGGTGGAGCGCACGGAGTCCCTGACGCGGGTGTTGGATTTTCTCATTTCCGCACCGCGTGAGAACACTCCGTCATCGGGTTGA
- a CDS encoding S8 family serine peptidase, giving the protein MNAIKTLGLTLTTTALLSGCGASSSDAETARIRSTSAALKGKKPVVEPEQPSATPPSACTALYSNPQAQAALTQAVVEPGLAADGMVKTLILSFNTQEAVAPAVDLLKSTLGLSLGDKLGAFQALPMVAIKVPVTPVLLGTLRTVLQPLGLISIYQDRPLHYFLDESVHYIGADTARTAYGATGAGVGVGVIDSGVDGTHGDFPNLVKNVKVVAPIVEVGVGGALYVDVPNSDLTSGHGTHVASTIGGSGARSGGKYKGVAPGAKLLAVGAGEAISILYSLQGFDYLMSPDIRETYNVRVISNSWGSSGSHFAPFDPISIASKRAYDEGVVVAFAAGNDGPDADTLNPYSASPCVISVAAGAAKDTSAATNPLVSKGVPGQLASFSSRGIPGDANHHPDITLPGVAIVAARAITATVAQPYLGLDGLHPEPFYAALDGTSMATPHLSGVVALMLEVNPALNMDGVLAALTSTAKPIYAQDATTGATRKLEEWEAGAGYADAYAAVRAASESAGTRTTTVTTALPGWSGNVGLTVKLPVVDISLVEAKHEHTLTVPAGANALRVTTSWGNPALDLDLYVYDPSGNLVANGATGTSSAESVSIPRPVAGTWRVVLKGYLNTPTSYTGTAEVDTLVPVTP; this is encoded by the coding sequence ATGAACGCCATCAAGACGCTGGGCCTCACCCTCACCACCACCGCCCTCCTCTCCGGCTGCGGCGCCTCCAGCTCGGACGCGGAGACGGCCCGGATCCGCTCGACCAGCGCCGCGCTCAAGGGGAAGAAGCCCGTCGTGGAGCCGGAGCAGCCCTCCGCCACGCCCCCGAGCGCCTGCACCGCCCTCTACTCCAACCCCCAGGCGCAGGCGGCTCTCACCCAGGCAGTGGTGGAGCCGGGACTCGCCGCCGACGGAATGGTGAAGACGCTCATCCTCTCCTTCAACACGCAGGAGGCGGTGGCGCCCGCGGTGGACCTGCTGAAGAGCACGCTCGGCCTGTCGCTGGGTGACAAGCTCGGAGCCTTCCAGGCGCTGCCCATGGTGGCGATCAAGGTCCCCGTCACCCCGGTGCTGCTGGGCACGCTGCGCACGGTGCTGCAGCCGCTCGGCCTCATCTCCATCTACCAGGACCGGCCGCTGCACTACTTCCTGGACGAGAGCGTCCACTACATCGGCGCGGACACGGCGCGCACGGCCTACGGTGCCACCGGCGCGGGCGTGGGCGTGGGCGTCATCGACTCGGGCGTGGACGGCACGCACGGGGACTTCCCCAACCTGGTGAAGAACGTGAAGGTGGTGGCCCCCATCGTGGAAGTGGGCGTGGGCGGCGCGCTCTACGTGGACGTGCCCAACAGCGATCTCACTAGCGGCCACGGCACGCACGTGGCGAGCACCATCGGCGGCTCGGGGGCGCGCTCCGGCGGTAAGTACAAGGGCGTGGCCCCGGGCGCGAAGCTGCTCGCGGTGGGCGCGGGCGAGGCCATCAGCATCCTCTACTCGCTGCAGGGCTTCGACTACCTGATGAGCCCGGACATCCGAGAGACGTACAACGTCCGCGTCATCTCCAACTCGTGGGGCTCCAGCGGCAGCCACTTCGCGCCGTTCGATCCCATCAGCATCGCCTCCAAGCGCGCCTACGACGAGGGCGTGGTGGTGGCCTTCGCGGCGGGCAACGACGGCCCGGACGCGGACACGCTCAACCCGTACAGCGCCTCGCCGTGCGTCATCTCGGTGGCGGCGGGCGCGGCCAAGGACACCAGCGCGGCCACCAACCCGCTCGTCAGCAAGGGCGTGCCGGGCCAGCTCGCCAGCTTCTCCAGCCGCGGCATCCCGGGTGACGCCAACCACCACCCGGACATCACCCTGCCCGGCGTGGCCATCGTCGCGGCGCGCGCCATCACGGCCACCGTGGCGCAGCCCTACCTGGGCCTGGACGGCCTGCACCCGGAGCCCTTCTACGCGGCGCTGGATGGCACCTCCATGGCCACCCCGCACCTGAGCGGCGTCGTCGCGCTGATGCTGGAGGTCAACCCGGCGCTCAACATGGATGGCGTGCTGGCGGCGCTGACGTCCACCGCGAAGCCCATCTACGCGCAGGACGCCACCACGGGCGCCACGCGCAAGCTCGAGGAGTGGGAGGCGGGCGCGGGCTACGCGGATGCCTACGCCGCCGTGCGCGCGGCCTCCGAGTCCGCTGGCACCCGCACCACCACCGTCACCACGGCCCTGCCCGGCTGGAGCGGCAACGTGGGCCTGACGGTGAAGCTGCCGGTGGTGGACATCAGCCTCGTCGAGGCGAAGCACGAGCACACCCTCACGGTGCCCGCGGGCGCGAACGCCCTGCGCGTCACCACCAGCTGGGGCAACCCGGCGCTCGATCTGGATCTCTACGTGTATGACCCGAGCGGCAACCTGGTGGCCAACGGCGCCACTGGCACCTCCTCCGCGGAGTCGGTGTCCATTCCGCGCCCGGTGGCGGGGACCTGGCGCGTGGTGCTGAAGGGCTACCTCAACACGCCCACCAGCTACACGGGCACCGCCGAGGTGGACACGCTCGTCCCTGTCACGCCGTAG
- a CDS encoding Ig domain-containing protein, whose amino-acid sequence MKHWPTVWGLAALLGLAACVFQPDLSRFPVCDAQGACASGWTCLASEGVCLPDCGERGPCPTGLDSDGGTPEPGADAGTTDSGVPDSGPEPLLLLPDGPGPGLELASFLYRFQASGGTPPYTFSSPGQLPPGLELNAKGELSGKPTAAGDFRFTLEVVDQDTTPQRASQEFSLSIRPLLRMAGPGFLADVPSGKPYTEQLSATGGKLPYKFELVAGSTLPGNIILLPNGRLEGNPDNGGVTRAFEVRVTDSDEPPQVVTRTLQITTGSCQTLYMCVLTRAVPDGRQGSAYTYTLQTSGSTGTVTWKVAAGSTLPPGLMLSSTGILSGTPTQAAVEPYGFTLTVSDAFDTKQLKLSLKVD is encoded by the coding sequence GTGAAGCACTGGCCGACGGTGTGGGGACTGGCCGCGCTGCTCGGGCTCGCGGCCTGCGTGTTCCAACCGGACCTCTCCCGCTTCCCCGTGTGCGATGCCCAGGGCGCGTGCGCCTCGGGCTGGACGTGTCTGGCCTCCGAGGGCGTCTGTCTCCCGGACTGCGGTGAACGAGGCCCCTGCCCCACCGGGTTGGACTCGGATGGGGGCACGCCGGAGCCGGGCGCGGACGCTGGCACCACGGACTCGGGCGTCCCGGACTCGGGGCCGGAGCCGCTCCTGCTCCTCCCGGATGGCCCCGGGCCGGGGTTGGAGTTGGCGAGCTTCCTCTACCGGTTCCAGGCGAGCGGCGGGACTCCGCCCTACACCTTCTCCTCCCCCGGGCAGCTTCCGCCGGGCCTGGAGCTCAACGCGAAGGGCGAGCTGTCCGGCAAGCCCACCGCGGCCGGAGACTTCCGCTTCACCCTTGAAGTGGTGGACCAGGACACGACGCCCCAGCGCGCCAGCCAGGAGTTCTCCCTGAGCATCCGGCCCCTACTGCGCATGGCCGGGCCGGGCTTCCTGGCGGATGTGCCGAGCGGCAAACCCTATACGGAACAGCTCTCGGCCACCGGGGGCAAGCTGCCCTACAAGTTCGAGCTCGTCGCGGGCAGCACCCTGCCCGGCAACATCATCCTGCTCCCCAATGGGAGGCTCGAGGGGAACCCGGACAATGGGGGCGTCACTCGCGCCTTCGAGGTGCGGGTGACGGACTCCGACGAGCCTCCGCAGGTCGTCACCCGGACGCTTCAAATCACCACCGGCTCCTGCCAGACCCTGTACATGTGCGTGCTGACCCGCGCCGTCCCCGATGGGCGCCAGGGCTCGGCCTACACCTATACCCTCCAGACTTCCGGCAGCACGGGCACCGTCACCTGGAAGGTGGCGGCTGGCAGCACCCTTCCCCCGGGTCTCATGCTGTCGAGTACGGGCATCCTCTCCGGCACGCCCACGCAGGCGGCGGTGGAACCGTACGGCTTCACCCTCACCGTATCGGACGCGTTCGACACGAAGCAGTTGAAGCTGTCGCTGAAGGTCGACTGA
- a CDS encoding RNA polymerase sigma factor: protein MYRAHAEALARGLRAMAWRRVGHARGALELENTVLETFARAFEPRTRAAYDGVRPYGHFLVGIARNVLLEQSRQREVAVGLEPFEGKGEVPEEGAGLAQTLEDREVEALLASFKEGLTEEERRLFELRFGEEELAQEGAAERLGLTRIQVRRRELGLKTRLLEFLQARGYLEGMEVKGWSFFKRRGQS from the coding sequence GTGTACCGGGCACATGCCGAGGCGCTGGCACGGGGGCTGAGGGCCATGGCGTGGCGGAGGGTCGGGCATGCCAGGGGCGCGCTGGAGCTGGAGAACACGGTGCTGGAGACGTTCGCCCGTGCCTTCGAGCCGAGGACGCGGGCGGCGTACGACGGGGTGAGACCTTACGGGCACTTCCTGGTGGGCATCGCGCGCAACGTGTTGCTGGAGCAGTCCAGGCAGCGCGAGGTGGCGGTGGGGTTGGAGCCCTTCGAGGGCAAGGGCGAGGTGCCGGAAGAGGGCGCGGGGCTGGCGCAGACGCTGGAGGACCGGGAGGTGGAGGCGCTGCTGGCGAGCTTCAAGGAGGGGCTGACGGAGGAGGAGCGGCGGCTGTTCGAGCTGCGCTTCGGCGAGGAGGAGCTGGCGCAGGAGGGAGCGGCGGAGCGGCTGGGGCTGACACGCATCCAGGTGAGGCGCCGGGAGCTGGGGTTGAAGACGCGGCTGCTCGAGTTCCTTCAAGCCCGCGGCTACCTGGAAGGGATGGAAGTGAAGGGGTGGAGCTTCTTCAAGCGGCGAGGCCAGTCATGA
- a CDS encoding zf-HC2 domain-containing protein, giving the protein MTRCADRQAKQALAALFQGELDGEGYTRLRAHAAGCEECREAYDKLGRVESALEKRALPAGREALLEKELLARVAAAAKPARAPVPERKRFFEGFFVPAALGLAVCTVLVLVVVPRLETQPAGPEEWRSRGAETGTKAWGLRAFCVGADGAVKGEARPGGTLVCAEGGAVQFSYTAPEGARLSVVGTPPGGEPLQFFPREGEAAAIPAGVDQLLPYSTPVEGGWLAGPLEVQASFTDAQGRPLSTTRLTLSPR; this is encoded by the coding sequence ATGACGAGGTGCGCGGACAGACAGGCGAAGCAGGCGCTGGCGGCGCTCTTCCAGGGGGAGCTGGACGGAGAGGGCTACACGCGGCTGCGCGCGCACGCGGCGGGGTGCGAGGAGTGCCGCGAGGCCTACGACAAGCTGGGCCGGGTGGAGTCGGCGCTGGAGAAGCGCGCGCTGCCGGCGGGCCGGGAGGCGCTGCTGGAGAAGGAGCTGCTGGCGCGCGTGGCGGCGGCCGCGAAGCCGGCCCGGGCCCCCGTTCCCGAGCGCAAGCGCTTCTTCGAGGGATTCTTCGTGCCCGCGGCGCTGGGGCTGGCGGTCTGCACCGTGCTGGTGCTGGTGGTGGTGCCGCGCCTGGAGACGCAGCCGGCCGGGCCCGAGGAGTGGCGGTCTCGCGGAGCGGAGACGGGCACGAAGGCCTGGGGCCTGCGGGCCTTCTGCGTGGGGGCGGACGGAGCGGTGAAAGGTGAGGCGCGGCCGGGCGGGACGCTGGTCTGCGCGGAGGGAGGCGCGGTGCAGTTCAGCTACACGGCGCCGGAGGGGGCACGGCTCTCGGTGGTGGGGACGCCGCCCGGCGGGGAGCCGCTCCAGTTCTTCCCGCGAGAGGGCGAGGCGGCGGCCATCCCGGCGGGGGTGGACCAGCTGTTGCCCTACAGCACGCCGGTGGAGGGCGGCTGGCTCGCCGGGCCGCTGGAGGTCCAGGCGAGCTTCACGGATGCCCAGGGCCGCCCGCTGTCGACGACGCGCCTCACCCTCTCCCCGAGGTAG
- a CDS encoding polysaccharide lyase, with the protein MLSGLLLLPTVASASVLWKGDFETGNMSQWNKVEMVNSNRLLVEADRVREGSYAMRVQVDQGDKPIQASGNRNELVYVDASLMNGGGEGAERYYSWSTLFDESYPSASTWQVFTQWHHTGLTGSPPMEFYVFGEELRMRVGGERAQDVWKAPLQRGVWNDFVVHVKWSADPGVGFVEMFHNGQQVVPLTPMATLYPGQGVYVKQGLYRNETIAPQGVVFHDGFTVATDLADVLSPAQPAATAAY; encoded by the coding sequence ATGCTTTCCGGTCTCCTGCTGCTCCCCACCGTGGCGAGCGCGAGCGTTCTGTGGAAGGGCGATTTCGAGACTGGGAACATGTCCCAGTGGAACAAGGTGGAGATGGTCAACAGCAACCGTCTCCTCGTGGAGGCCGACCGGGTGCGCGAGGGCAGCTATGCCATGCGCGTGCAGGTGGATCAGGGCGACAAGCCCATCCAGGCCAGCGGCAACCGCAACGAGCTGGTCTACGTGGATGCCTCCCTCATGAATGGAGGGGGCGAAGGGGCGGAGCGGTACTACTCCTGGAGCACGCTCTTCGACGAGAGCTACCCCAGCGCGAGCACCTGGCAGGTCTTCACCCAGTGGCACCACACGGGCCTGACGGGCTCACCTCCCATGGAGTTCTACGTCTTCGGCGAGGAGCTGCGGATGCGCGTGGGCGGGGAACGGGCGCAGGACGTCTGGAAGGCGCCCCTGCAGCGCGGCGTCTGGAACGACTTCGTGGTGCACGTGAAGTGGAGCGCCGACCCGGGCGTGGGCTTCGTGGAGATGTTCCACAATGGACAGCAGGTCGTTCCGCTCACGCCCATGGCCACGCTGTACCCGGGCCAGGGCGTCTACGTGAAGCAGGGCCTCTACCGGAACGAGACCATCGCGCCCCAGGGCGTGGTGTTCCACGACGGCTTCACCGTGGCCACCGACCTGGCGGACGTGCTCTCGCCCGCCCAGCCCGCCGCCACCGCCGCGTACTGA
- a CDS encoding HAMP domain-containing protein produces MKSRNRHPTRTQTGKKIRKTTTLARHSHPRPRRSATAAALETLLESMRAVTYGDFSVRLPPEAQPAAMEEIALTFNAMVAMNQRMQDELVRVERVVGREGQMAERASLGPVSGGWASSIGSINSLIADLVQPTTEVARVLGAVARGDLTQKMALDLPGQPVKGEFLRIGTTVNAMVDQLSSFAAEVTRVAREVGTEGKLGGQARVPGVAGTWKDLTDSVNQLANNLTAQVRNIAEVTTSVARGDLSRKITVDARGEVLELKNTVNTMVDQLRSFAGEVTRVAKEVGTEGKLGGQADVPGVSGVWKDLTDNVNLMASNLTTQVRGIVKVVTAVANGDLSQRLVVDAKGEVAALADTLNSMTKTLGIFADQVTSVAKTVGVEGKLGAQADVPGVAGTWKDLTDNVNLLANNLTAQVRNIAEVSTAVARGDLSKKITVDARGEVLELKNTINTMVEQLRSFAGEVTRVAKEVGTEGKLGGQADVPGVSGTWKDLTDNVNFMASNLTSQVRNIALVTTAVANGDLSRKITVDVKGEILELKNTINTMVDQLRSFAAEVTRVAREVGTEGKLGGQAEVQGVSGVWKDLTDSVNSMASNLTNQVRNIAKVTTAVANGDLSKKITVDAKGEILELKDTINTMVDQLNAFASEVTRVAREVGTEGKLGGQARVPGVAGTWKDLTDNVNLMARNLTTQVRGIVKVVTAVANGDLTQKLVVDAKGEVAALADTINSMTDTLGTFAQQVSTVAREVGIEGKLGGQAKVPGARGAWRQLTDNVNQLAGNLTSQVRAISEVATAVTKGDLTRSISVDAQGEVAALSDIINQMIVNLKETTQKNTEQDWLKTNLAKFSGMMQGQKNLEAVSRLIMSELTPLVSAHHGAFFLMDSEDGAPVAKLTSSYAYRERKNVGNRFRLGEGLVGQCALEKKTILLTHVPADYIRITSGLGEASPLNVIVLPVLFEGAVKAIIELASFHPFSTIHQIFLDQLTESIGVVLNMIMANMRTEELLRQSQSLANELQSQSRELTQQQEELKRSNSALEAQALELEEKAKLLEQQNIKVEEKNREVEQARSSLEEKAEQLSLISKYKSEFLANMSHELRTPLNSMLVLAKLLADNSDGSLGRKQVEYAETIYSSGGDLLSLINEILDLSKVEAGKMQVEPRDSAVAELVEFARRTFGPVAEQKHLGFLTEVGPEVPATVFTDPKRLQQILKNLLSNAFKFTSTGQVTLRIRMADAEERFAAPELVEADTVLAFSVIDTGIGIPEDKQKLIFEAFQQADGTTSRKYGGTGLGLSISRELARLLGGEIRVKSARGAGSTFTLYLPRSYSGPERGGEPASDADVGYTPMLRELLPRDTVHGTAAPHPLVDDRDSLGADDNVLLVAVDDVEFAHGLVTAARQHGLKALVATRGDVALSLAQRLKPYAIVLQLGLPVIDGWSVLDRLKRDPRTRRIPVQMVSVDRMRGASCGGGFAYLDRPFSPEAIQGAFSHLELKPNGAPRKLLLVDPKPELRDCVQQLIDMGESLEMRELESSAAVMALDRGEVDALALDLAAPGGRGMKLLVELVRRPARLPPVLLYSGSQLLPDDERRLRRSAESVLLEAAARSPEAVLAEVGRFLRRVGDQSRVANEEAKELTRSLAGRKVLLVDDDARNIFALTSVLESHGMHVTFAQDGRAAMDLMEKNPELDVVLLDVMMPEMDGYQAMRAIRADSRWASLPVIAITARALKDDREKCLEAGASDYLSKPVDTERLLELIRRWVEPCAGAR; encoded by the coding sequence GTGAAGAGCCGCAACCGTCACCCCACCCGTACCCAGACCGGGAAGAAGATCCGCAAGACCACCACCCTGGCGCGCCATTCGCACCCCCGTCCACGAAGGAGCGCGACGGCGGCGGCACTCGAGACGCTGCTGGAGTCGATGCGTGCCGTGACCTACGGAGACTTCTCCGTCCGGCTGCCACCGGAAGCGCAGCCGGCGGCGATGGAGGAGATCGCCCTCACCTTCAACGCCATGGTGGCGATGAACCAGCGGATGCAGGACGAGCTGGTGCGCGTGGAGCGCGTGGTGGGCCGCGAGGGACAGATGGCGGAGCGCGCCTCGCTGGGCCCGGTGAGCGGAGGCTGGGCCTCGAGCATCGGCTCCATCAACTCGCTCATCGCGGACCTGGTGCAGCCCACCACCGAGGTGGCGCGCGTGCTGGGCGCGGTGGCCCGAGGTGACCTCACCCAGAAGATGGCGTTGGACCTGCCCGGGCAGCCGGTGAAGGGCGAGTTCCTCCGCATCGGCACCACGGTGAACGCGATGGTGGACCAGCTGAGCTCCTTCGCCGCCGAAGTGACGCGCGTCGCGCGTGAAGTCGGTACGGAAGGGAAGCTGGGCGGCCAGGCGCGGGTGCCCGGGGTGGCCGGTACGTGGAAGGACCTCACGGACAGCGTGAACCAGCTGGCCAACAACCTGACCGCGCAGGTGCGAAACATCGCCGAGGTGACGACCTCGGTGGCGCGGGGTGACCTGTCGCGCAAGATCACGGTCGATGCGCGAGGCGAGGTGCTCGAGCTGAAGAACACCGTCAACACGATGGTGGATCAGCTCCGCTCGTTCGCTGGCGAAGTGACGCGCGTCGCGAAGGAAGTGGGTACGGAAGGAAAGCTGGGAGGCCAGGCCGACGTGCCCGGCGTGTCCGGCGTGTGGAAGGACCTCACGGACAACGTGAACCTGATGGCCTCCAACCTGACGACCCAGGTGCGAGGCATCGTGAAGGTGGTGACGGCGGTCGCCAACGGCGACCTGTCCCAGCGCCTGGTGGTGGATGCGAAGGGCGAGGTGGCCGCGCTGGCCGACACGCTCAACAGCATGACGAAGACCCTGGGCATCTTCGCCGACCAGGTGACGAGCGTCGCCAAGACGGTGGGCGTGGAAGGCAAGCTGGGCGCCCAGGCGGACGTGCCGGGTGTGGCGGGGACGTGGAAGGACCTCACGGACAACGTGAACCTGCTCGCCAACAACCTGACCGCGCAGGTGCGCAACATCGCGGAAGTCAGCACGGCCGTCGCCCGCGGTGACCTGTCCAAGAAGATCACGGTCGACGCCCGGGGCGAGGTGCTCGAGCTGAAGAACACCATCAATACGATGGTGGAGCAGCTCCGCTCGTTCGCCGGTGAGGTGACCCGCGTCGCGAAGGAAGTGGGTACGGAAGGAAAGCTGGGCGGTCAGGCGGACGTGCCCGGCGTCTCCGGTACGTGGAAGGACCTCACGGACAACGTGAACTTCATGGCCTCCAACCTCACCAGCCAGGTGCGAAACATCGCGCTGGTGACCACGGCGGTGGCCAATGGAGACCTGTCGCGGAAGATCACCGTCGACGTGAAGGGGGAAATCCTCGAGCTGAAGAACACCATCAATACGATGGTGGACCAGCTCCGGTCCTTCGCCGCGGAGGTGACGCGCGTCGCGCGCGAGGTGGGGACGGAAGGAAAGCTGGGCGGCCAGGCCGAGGTGCAGGGCGTGTCGGGCGTCTGGAAGGACCTGACCGACAGCGTGAACTCGATGGCGTCCAACCTCACCAACCAGGTGCGCAACATCGCCAAGGTGACGACGGCGGTGGCGAACGGTGACCTGTCCAAGAAGATCACCGTCGATGCGAAGGGCGAGATTCTCGAGCTGAAGGACACCATCAACACGATGGTGGATCAGCTCAACGCGTTCGCCTCCGAGGTGACGCGCGTCGCCCGCGAGGTGGGTACCGAGGGCAAGCTGGGTGGCCAGGCGCGTGTGCCCGGTGTCGCCGGTACGTGGAAGGACCTCACGGACAACGTGAACCTGATGGCCCGCAACCTGACGACCCAGGTGCGCGGCATCGTCAAGGTGGTGACGGCGGTCGCCAATGGAGACCTCACCCAGAAGCTGGTCGTCGACGCGAAGGGCGAGGTGGCCGCGCTGGCGGACACCATCAACAGCATGACCGACACCCTGGGCACCTTCGCCCAGCAGGTGTCCACGGTGGCCCGCGAGGTGGGTATCGAAGGGAAGCTGGGTGGCCAGGCCAAGGTGCCCGGTGCCCGCGGCGCCTGGAGGCAGCTGACCGACAACGTGAACCAGCTGGCCGGCAACCTGACGTCTCAAGTGCGCGCCATCTCCGAGGTGGCCACCGCCGTGACGAAGGGTGACCTGACCCGGTCCATCTCGGTGGATGCGCAGGGCGAGGTGGCGGCCCTGTCCGACATCATCAACCAGATGATCGTCAACCTGAAGGAGACGACGCAGAAGAACACCGAGCAGGACTGGCTGAAGACGAACCTCGCGAAGTTCTCCGGCATGATGCAGGGCCAGAAGAACCTGGAGGCCGTCTCCCGGCTCATCATGTCCGAGCTGACGCCCCTGGTCTCCGCGCACCACGGCGCCTTCTTCCTCATGGACTCCGAGGATGGCGCGCCCGTGGCCAAGCTCACCTCCAGCTACGCCTACCGCGAGCGCAAGAACGTGGGCAACCGCTTCCGCCTCGGCGAGGGCCTGGTGGGCCAGTGCGCCCTGGAGAAGAAGACCATCCTCCTCACCCACGTGCCGGCGGACTACATCCGCATCACCTCCGGCCTGGGCGAGGCCAGCCCCCTCAACGTCATCGTCCTGCCCGTCCTCTTCGAGGGCGCGGTGAAGGCCATCATCGAGCTGGCCTCCTTCCACCCGTTCAGCACCATCCACCAGATCTTCCTGGACCAGCTCACCGAGAGCATTGGCGTGGTGTTGAACATGATCATGGCCAACATGCGCACCGAGGAGCTGCTGCGCCAGTCGCAGAGCCTCGCCAACGAGCTGCAGAGCCAGTCGCGCGAGCTCACCCAGCAGCAGGAGGAGCTCAAGCGCTCCAACTCGGCGCTGGAGGCCCAGGCCCTCGAGCTGGAGGAGAAGGCCAAACTGCTCGAGCAGCAGAACATCAAGGTGGAGGAGAAGAACCGCGAGGTGGAGCAGGCGCGCTCCTCCCTGGAGGAGAAGGCCGAGCAGCTCTCGCTCATCTCCAAGTACAAGAGCGAGTTCCTCGCCAACATGTCCCACGAGCTGCGCACGCCGCTCAACAGCATGCTGGTGCTGGCCAAGCTGCTCGCGGACAACTCCGACGGCTCACTCGGCCGCAAGCAGGTGGAGTACGCCGAGACCATCTACTCCTCGGGTGGGGACCTGCTGTCCCTCATCAACGAAATCCTCGACCTGTCCAAGGTGGAGGCGGGGAAGATGCAGGTGGAGCCGCGCGACTCCGCCGTGGCGGAGCTGGTGGAGTTCGCCCGCCGCACCTTCGGCCCCGTGGCCGAGCAGAAGCACCTGGGCTTCCTCACCGAGGTGGGCCCGGAAGTGCCGGCCACCGTCTTCACGGATCCGAAGCGGTTGCAGCAGATCCTCAAGAACCTGCTGTCCAACGCCTTCAAGTTCACCAGCACGGGCCAGGTGACGCTGCGCATCCGCATGGCGGACGCCGAGGAGCGCTTCGCCGCCCCCGAGCTGGTGGAGGCGGACACGGTGCTGGCCTTCTCCGTCATCGACACGGGCATTGGCATCCCCGAGGACAAGCAGAAGCTCATCTTCGAGGCCTTCCAGCAGGCGGATGGCACCACCAGCCGCAAGTACGGCGGCACCGGCCTGGGGCTCTCCATCAGCCGCGAGCTGGCGCGGTTGCTGGGCGGAGAGATTCGCGTGAAGAGCGCTCGCGGCGCGGGCAGCACCTTCACCCTCTACCTGCCGCGCAGCTACAGCGGCCCCGAGCGTGGGGGCGAGCCGGCCAGCGACGCGGACGTGGGCTACACCCCCATGCTGCGCGAGCTGTTGCCGCGTGACACGGTGCACGGCACCGCGGCCCCCCACCCGCTGGTGGACGACCGGGACAGCCTGGGCGCGGATGACAACGTGCTGCTGGTGGCGGTGGACGACGTGGAGTTCGCCCACGGTCTGGTGACCGCCGCGCGCCAGCACGGCCTGAAGGCGCTGGTGGCCACCCGGGGTGACGTGGCGCTCTCGCTGGCCCAGCGGCTCAAGCCGTACGCCATCGTCCTGCAGCTCGGCCTGCCCGTCATCGACGGGTGGAGCGTGCTGGACCGCCTCAAGCGCGACCCGCGCACCCGCCGCATCCCCGTCCAGATGGTGAGCGTGGACCGGATGCGCGGCGCCTCGTGTGGTGGCGGCTTCGCCTACCTCGACCGGCCCTTCTCTCCCGAGGCCATCCAGGGCGCCTTCAGCCACCTGGAGCTCAAGCCCAACGGCGCGCCCCGGAAGCTGCTGCTGGTGGACCCCAAGCCCGAGCTGCGTGACTGCGTCCAGCAGCTCATCGACATGGGCGAGTCCCTGGAGATGCGCGAGCTGGAGTCGAGCGCCGCGGTGATGGCGCTCGACCGGGGTGAGGTGGACGCCCTGGCATTGGACCTGGCCGCGCCCGGTGGGCGGGGGATGAAGCTGCTGGTGGAGCTGGTGCGCCGGCCCGCCCGCCTGCCCCCCGTGCTCCTTTATAGTGGCTCGCAGCTGCTGCCGGATGACGAGCGGCGGCTGCGGCGCTCGGCCGAGTCCGTGCTGCTCGAGGCGGCTGCCCGCTCGCCCGAGGCGGTGCTCGCCGAGGTGGGCCGCTTCCTGCGCCGGGTGGGGGATCAGTCCCGCGTGGCCAACGAGGAGGCCAAGGAGCTCACCCGCTCGCTCGCCGGCCGCAAGGTGCTGCTGGTGGACGACGATGCCCGCAACATCTTCGCCCTCACCAGTGTCCTGGAGAGCCACGGCATGCATGTGACGTTCGCCCAGGACGGGCGAGCAGCCATGGACTTGATGGAGAAGAACCCGGAACTGGACGTGGTTCTGCTGGACGTGATGATGCCAGAGATGGACGGCTACCAGGCGATGCGCGCCATCCGTGCGGATTCCCGGTGGGCGTCGCTGCCGGTCATCGCCATCACCGCGCGGGCATTGAAGGACGACCGCGAGAAGTGCCTGGAAGCGGGCGCGTCCGATTACCTTTCGAAGCCGGTCGATACCGAGCGGCTGCTGGAGTTGATTCGCCGGTGGGTAGAGCCTTGCGCGGGAGCCAGATGA